A genomic stretch from Setaria viridis chromosome 1, Setaria_viridis_v4.0, whole genome shotgun sequence includes:
- the LOC117863110 gene encoding putative invertase inhibitor codes for MKLLSSVLFLLLVVPTCKSSTLEDACRSFAAGHPSIGYDYCIRVFQADKASVAAADARGLAAIAAMIAGAKANATAARVAALCAVERDARRRDRLAVCAEVYSDAVDQLAQAEEDLARGEGAGGADDAVTQLSAAVDAPATCEDAFGEADDTSPLAAEDAEFKNLATVALAVAASLTPRPPSTPIEDKD; via the coding sequence ATGAAGCTGCTCTCCTCCGTGCTGTTCCTCTTGCTCGTCGTGCCTACGTGCAAGTCATCCACGCTGGAAGACGCGTGCAGGtccttcgccgccggccacccctccATCGGCTACGACTACTGCATCAGAGTCTTCCAGGCCGACAAGGCgagcgtcgcggcggccgacgcgcGCGGCCTCGCCGCCATCGCGGCGATGATCGCGGGGGCGAAGGCCAACGCCACGGCCGCGCGCGTCGCGGCCCTGTGCGCCGTGGAGAGGGACGCGAGGAGGCGGGACCGGCTCGCCGTGTGCGCCGAGGTGTACTCGGACGCCGTGGATCAGCTCGCCCAGGCGGAGGAGGACCTCGcccgcggcgagggcgccggcggcgccgacgacgccgtcACGCAGCTCAGCGCGGCGGTGGACGCGCCCGCGACGTGCGAGGATGCGTTCGGCGAGGCCGACGACACGTCGCCGCTGGCCGCTGAGGACGCCGAGTTCAAGAATCTGGCGACCGTCGCTCTCGCCGTCGCGGCGTCACTGACACCGCGGCCACCATCGACGCCGATCGAGGACAAGGATTAG